A window from gamma proteobacterium SS-5 encodes these proteins:
- a CDS encoding ATP-binding cassette domain-containing protein, which produces MLRFQQLALRRGSKLLFAEADFIIHRAQRVGITGANGCGKSSLFALILGELQADAGEFDHPAGLEIAHVRQQTPHSEQTALDYVLDGDQALRRIQARLIEAEQADDGHRLALLHAELEAAGGYTAPSRAGALLHGLGFGIGEEQRPVDSFSGGWRMRLNLAQALMCRSDLLLLDEPTNHLDLEAVIWLESWLASYPGTLLMISHDRDFLDAVVNQILHVEQERVNLYAGNYSAFERMRAERLAQQQAAYSKQQRELAHVQGFIDRFRAKATKARQAQSRLKALERMSLIAPAHVDSPFQFSFLPPEKIPNPLLQLHQAQLGYADRPVLRIDKLVINAGDRIGLLGQNGAGKSTLIKTLAGELPPHSGQREDARHLHIGYFAQHQLDQLHLQSTPLEHLTQLDAKRGGRASEQALRDYLGGFAFSGDLATSPVAPFSGGEKARLVLALLIYQRPNLLLLDEPTNHLDLEMRQALTLALQDFEGAMLLVSHDRHLLRSSTDVLWLAHEGRLDEFSDSLDDYPAWLARQSAHRARGHENATISAETAPPVNAEGAAARKERKRLEAQQRQQLQPLSKAVAQLERQMERLAAEQVALEQQLADGEIYNESRKQELRGLLEQKAEIDRQLQAREDAWLEQSEALEQLKAELT; this is translated from the coding sequence ATGCTGAGATTTCAACAACTGGCCCTGCGGCGCGGCAGCAAGCTGCTGTTTGCCGAGGCCGATTTCATCATCCACCGCGCACAGCGGGTGGGCATTACCGGGGCCAACGGCTGCGGCAAGTCCAGCCTGTTTGCCCTGATCCTGGGCGAGTTGCAGGCCGATGCCGGTGAGTTTGACCATCCGGCGGGGCTGGAGATCGCCCATGTGCGCCAACAGACCCCCCACAGCGAGCAGACGGCGCTGGATTATGTGCTGGACGGCGACCAGGCCCTGCGCCGTATCCAGGCCCGCCTGATCGAGGCGGAACAGGCCGATGACGGCCACCGCCTGGCCCTGCTGCATGCCGAGCTGGAGGCCGCTGGCGGCTACACCGCGCCGAGTCGCGCCGGGGCCCTGCTGCACGGTCTGGGGTTTGGTATAGGCGAGGAACAGCGGCCGGTGGACAGCTTCTCCGGCGGCTGGCGCATGCGCCTGAACCTGGCCCAGGCGCTGATGTGCCGCTCCGACCTGCTGCTGCTGGACGAGCCCACCAACCACCTGGATCTGGAGGCGGTGATCTGGCTCGAATCCTGGCTCGCCAGCTACCCCGGCACCCTGCTGATGATCTCCCACGACCGGGATTTTCTCGATGCCGTGGTCAACCAGATCCTGCACGTCGAGCAGGAGCGGGTGAATCTCTACGCCGGCAATTACTCCGCCTTCGAGCGTATGCGCGCCGAGCGCCTGGCCCAGCAGCAGGCCGCCTACAGCAAGCAGCAGCGCGAGCTGGCCCATGTGCAGGGCTTCATCGACCGCTTCCGCGCCAAGGCCACCAAGGCACGCCAGGCGCAGAGTCGGCTCAAGGCCCTGGAGCGCATGAGCCTGATCGCCCCGGCCCATGTGGACTCACCGTTCCAGTTCAGCTTTCTGCCGCCGGAAAAGATCCCCAACCCCCTGCTGCAACTGCATCAGGCGCAGCTGGGCTACGCCGACCGGCCGGTGCTGCGTATCGACAAGTTGGTGATCAACGCCGGTGATCGTATCGGCCTGCTGGGCCAGAACGGCGCCGGTAAATCCACCCTGATAAAGACCCTGGCCGGGGAGCTGCCGCCCCACAGCGGCCAGCGCGAGGACGCCCGTCACCTGCACATCGGCTACTTCGCCCAGCACCAGCTGGACCAGCTGCATCTGCAATCGACCCCGCTGGAGCACCTGACCCAGCTGGATGCAAAGCGGGGCGGCCGCGCCAGCGAGCAGGCCCTGCGTGATTATCTCGGTGGCTTTGCCTTCAGTGGCGATCTGGCCACCAGCCCGGTGGCCCCCTTCTCCGGCGGCGAAAAGGCGCGTCTGGTGCTGGCCCTGCTGATCTACCAGCGGCCCAACCTGCTGCTGCTGGATGAGCCCACCAATCACCTGGACCTGGAGATGCGTCAGGCCCTGACCCTGGCCCTGCAGGACTTCGAGGGTGCCATGCTGCTGGTGTCTCACGACCGTCACCTGCTGCGCAGCAGCACCGACGTGCTTTGGCTGGCGCATGAGGGTCGGCTGGATGAATTCAGCGACAGCCTGGATGACTATCCGGCCTGGCTGGCCCGTCAATCGGCCCATCGAGCAAGGGGTCATGAAAATGCAACAATAAGCGCCGAGACTGCCCCGCCTGTGAACGCCGAGGGGGCAGCGGCGCGCAAGGAGCGCAAACGGCTGGAGGCGCAACAGCGGCAACAGCTACAGCCGCTGAGCAAGGCCGTCGCCCAGCTGGAGCGGCAGATGGAACGGCTTGCCGCCGAGCAAGTGGCGCTGGAGCAACAATTGGCCGACGGTGAGATATATAATGAATCACGCAAGCAGGAGCTTAGGGGCCTGCTCGAGCAGAAGGCGGAGATTGACCGCCAACTGCAGGCCAGGGAAGATGCCTGGCTGGAGCAAAGCGAGGCCTTGGAACAACTCAAGGCAGAATTGACCTGA
- a CDS encoding ATP-binding protein, giving the protein MNDQLKPLPTGHSTLATLIDEGMVYIDKTPLVHRLTRYPGRFFLSRPRRFGKSLLVDTFQQLFEGNERLFRDLYIHDQWDWSRRHPVIKIDFAGAELRTPQALDEHVAYLLEENQERLGLDCGEYTSASSCLGRLIRHASEHFGEKVVVLVDEYDKPMLDNIENLETAAEMRSGLKNLYSVLKAHDPYLQFVFLTGVTKFSKVSIFSGINQLEDITLDKSYATICGYTQQDLETSFAGHLAGVDWAKLRRWYNGYRFLGDAVYNPFDILLFISKDRMYRNYWFETGSPSFLVKLFRQRRYFLPELETIEVGEEILDSFDIEHINPVTLLFQSGYLTIASTQTRRSRLVFRLTIPNQEVKLSLHQYFLDGYLQAEMDQRSRYQDQLYDQLISGDLPQLIATLKRLFAAIPWRNFTHNAMADFEGYYASVLFAFFESLNAQVTPEDITNQGQVDMTIELEGWIYVMEIKLLDSAAELVEGENPALEQIQARGYSEKYRGKASQGLFELGLVFGRAERNLIQADWLKIN; this is encoded by the coding sequence ATGAACGACCAGCTCAAACCCCTGCCCACCGGTCACAGTACCCTCGCCACCCTGATCGATGAGGGCATGGTCTATATCGACAAGACCCCGCTGGTACACCGGCTCACCCGGTACCCTGGGCGCTTTTTCCTCTCCCGCCCGCGCCGTTTCGGCAAGAGCCTGCTGGTGGATACCTTTCAGCAACTGTTCGAGGGCAATGAGCGGCTGTTCCGCGATCTCTATATCCACGATCAATGGGACTGGTCGCGCCGCCATCCGGTGATCAAGATCGATTTTGCCGGGGCCGAGCTGAGAACCCCGCAGGCCCTGGATGAGCACGTCGCCTATCTGCTGGAGGAAAATCAGGAACGCCTGGGCCTGGACTGTGGCGAATACACCAGCGCCTCCAGCTGTCTGGGCCGCCTGATTCGCCATGCCAGCGAACACTTTGGCGAGAAGGTGGTGGTACTGGTGGACGAGTACGACAAGCCGATGCTGGATAACATCGAGAACCTAGAGACAGCCGCCGAGATGCGTAGCGGCTTGAAAAATCTCTATTCGGTGCTCAAGGCCCATGACCCTTACCTGCAATTCGTCTTCCTCACCGGGGTGACCAAGTTCAGTAAGGTGAGCATCTTCTCCGGCATCAATCAGCTGGAAGACATCACCCTGGACAAAAGCTACGCCACGATTTGCGGTTACACCCAGCAGGACCTGGAGACCAGCTTTGCCGGGCATCTGGCCGGGGTCGATTGGGCCAAGCTGCGCCGCTGGTACAACGGCTACCGCTTTCTCGGCGATGCGGTCTATAACCCCTTCGATATCCTGCTGTTCATCAGCAAAGACCGCATGTACCGCAATTATTGGTTTGAGACCGGCAGCCCGTCCTTTCTGGTCAAGCTGTTCCGCCAGCGGCGCTATTTTCTGCCCGAGCTTGAGACCATCGAGGTGGGCGAGGAGATCCTGGACTCCTTCGATATCGAGCACATCAACCCGGTCACCCTGCTGTTCCAATCGGGTTATCTGACCATAGCCTCCACCCAGACCCGGCGCTCGCGCCTGGTGTTTCGTTTGACCATCCCCAACCAGGAGGTCAAGCTCTCCCTGCACCAGTATTTCCTCGATGGCTATTTGCAGGCGGAGATGGACCAGCGCAGCCGCTATCAGGACCAGCTGTACGACCAGCTCATCAGTGGTGATCTGCCCCAGCTCATCGCCACCCTCAAGCGCCTATTTGCCGCCATCCCCTGGCGCAACTTCACCCACAACGCCATGGCCGATTTTGAGGGCTACTACGCCTCGGTGCTGTTTGCCTTTTTCGAAAGTCTCAACGCCCAAGTCACCCCGGAGGACATCACCAACCAGGGCCAGGTGGACATGACTATCGAATTGGAAGGCTGGATCTATGTGATGGAGATCAAGCTGCTGGACTCCGCCGCTGAATTGGTTGAAGGGGAAAACCCGGCGCTGGAGCAGATCCAGGCCAGGGGCTACAGCGAGAAGTATCGCGGCAAGGCCAGCCAGGGGCTGTTCGAGCTGGGTCTGGTGTTTGGCCGTGCCGAGCGCAATCTGATCCAGGCGGATTGGCTGAAAATCAACTAA
- a CDS encoding ATP-binding protein: MNSQLKPLPTGHSTLATLIDEGMVYIDKTPLVHRLTRYPGRFFLSRPRRFGKSLLVDTFQQLFEGNERLFRDLYIHDQWDWSRRHPVIKIDFAGAELRTPQALDEHVAYLLEENQERLGLDCGEYTSASSCLGRLIRHASEHFGEKVVVLVDEYDKPMLDNIENLEVAAEMRSGLKNLYSVLKAHDPYLQFVFLTGVTKFSKVSIFSGINQLQDISLNKSYATICGYTQQDLETSFGGHLAGVDWARLRRWYNGYRFLGEAVYNPFDILLFISNDRMYRNYWFETGSPAFLVKLFRQRRYFLPELESIEVGEEILDSFDIEHINPVTLLFQSGYLTIDSVRTRHEELKFRLVVPNQEVKTSLNKYFLDAYLAMPMDQRGRYQDQLYDTLIEADLPQLIATLKRLFAAIPWRNFTNNAMADFEGYYASVLFAFFESLNAQVIPEDITNQGQVDMTIELEGWIYVMEIKLLDSAAELVEGENPALEQIQARGYSEKYRGKASQGLFELGLVFGRAERNLIQADWLKIHEIEGVTAKLKTVRH, translated from the coding sequence ATGAACAGCCAGCTCAAACCCCTGCCCACCGGCCACAGCACCCTCGCCACCCTGATCGACGAGGGCATGGTCTATATCGACAAGACCCCGCTGGTGCACCGGCTCACCCGGTACCCTGGGCGCTTTTTTCTCTCCCGCCCGCGCCGTTTCGGCAAGAGCCTGCTGGTGGATACCTTTCAGCAGCTGTTCGAGGGCAATGAGCGGCTGTTCCGCGATCTCTATATCCACGATCAATGGGACTGGTCACGACGCCATCCGGTGATCAAGATCGATTTTGCCGGGGCCGAGCTGAGAACCCCGCAGGCCCTGGATGAGCACGTCGCCTATCTGCTGGAGGAAAATCAGGAACGCCTGGGCCTGGACTGTGGCGAATACACCAGCGCCTCCAGCTGTCTGGGCCGCCTGATCCGCCATGCCAGCGAACACTTTGGCGAGAAGGTGGTGGTACTGGTGGACGAGTACGACAAGCCGATGCTGGATAACATCGAGAATCTCGAGGTAGCCGCCGAGATGCGTAGCGGCCTGAAAAATCTCTATTCGGTGCTCAAGGCCCATGACCCTTACCTGCAATTCGTCTTCCTCACCGGGGTAACCAAGTTCAGCAAGGTGAGTATCTTCTCCGGCATCAATCAGCTGCAGGACATCAGCCTGAACAAAAGCTACGCCACGATTTGCGGCTACACCCAGCAGGACCTGGAGACCAGCTTTGGCGGGCATCTGGCCGGGGTCGATTGGGCCAGGCTGCGCCGTTGGTACAACGGCTACCGCTTTCTCGGTGAGGCGGTCTATAACCCCTTCGATATCCTGCTGTTCATCAGTAATGACCGCATGTACCGCAATTATTGGTTTGAGACCGGCAGCCCGGCCTTTCTGGTCAAGCTATTCCGCCAGCGGCGCTATTTTCTGCCCGAGCTGGAGAGCATCGAGGTGGGCGAGGAGATCCTGGACTCCTTCGATATCGAGCACATCAACCCGGTCACCCTGCTGTTTCAATCAGGCTATCTGACCATAGACTCGGTGCGCACCCGCCATGAGGAGCTGAAATTTCGTCTGGTGGTACCGAACCAAGAGGTCAAGACCTCGCTGAACAAGTACTTCCTGGACGCCTATCTGGCCATGCCCATGGATCAGCGCGGGCGTTATCAGGATCAGCTGTACGACACCCTGATCGAGGCTGATCTGCCCCAGCTCATCGCCACCCTCAAGCGCCTGTTCGCCGCCATCCCCTGGCGTAACTTCACCAACAACGCCATGGCCGATTTTGAGGGCTACTACGCCTCGGTGCTGTTTGCCTTTTTTGAAAGCCTCAACGCCCAGGTGATCCCTGAGGACATCACCAACCAGGGTCAGGTGGATATGACTATCGAACTGGAAGGCTGGATCTATGTGATGGAGATCAAGCTGCTGGACTCCGCCGCTGAATTGGTTGAAGGGGAAAACCCGGCGCTGGAGCAGATCCAGGCCAGGGGCTACAGCGAGAAGTATCGCGGCAAGGCCAGCCAGGGCCTGTTCGAGCTGGGGCTGGTGTTTGGCCGTGCCGAGCGCAATCTGATCCAGGCGGATTGGCTGAAAATTCACGAAATCGAAGGCGTAACTGCCAAATTAAAGACTGTCAGGCATTGA
- a CDS encoding methyl-accepting chemotaxis protein produces MFKTLPLWANIMIGYGISLVLVVAGMLSSGLSNMRETIEIAERAELKQQAETMLSAVARETRMAEAMSALLANMPEVQQRFAEDDRDWLREQLVPAYKVLEKDYGARQFQFHRPPATSWLRLHKPEKFGDDLSSFRHSVVNTNAKQTPTRGLETGVAGLGARGIVPVFHLGRHLGSLEFGMSFGQAFFDEIKAKRGLDAGLHIQRKDGFQTFAATFPEKAPLLKTGLFDRVMQGEDHYSTSQLGNTPVAIYATRVLDYSGAPLGVLEVAMDRSHYLALLKRSSANAWTIGFLALLLGLAGALLTAQRLNKRIRTVVDGVNQVAAGDLTRPILDDGSDEIGVLAKAAEGMRRQLHDLVASMEQNAAQVLQAAQEITASVDNQAATSSEMSSSVSEITSTMEELSASSSQIAENSESVVNIANRTFENAQSGADAMQVMVDYMRDIRQDNQDSIQEILNLGQKSKEISKVMEIINTVADQTKLIAFNAALEASSAGEAGRRFGVVAAEIRRLADNVTQSTGEIETKVNEIQDSISRLVVTSEKGAKGIEEGMQASGRTAERLNGLVEDASQSADSAQQISLSTQQQKTASKQVVTALREIVSASSNTAEAIRRISTISREMATLSSSLKQEVEVFTLNSEAGEATPAANAGH; encoded by the coding sequence ATGTTCAAGACCCTGCCCCTGTGGGCCAATATCATGATCGGCTATGGCATCTCACTGGTGCTGGTGGTGGCCGGCATGCTCAGCAGCGGCCTGAGCAACATGCGCGAGACCATAGAGATCGCCGAGCGGGCCGAACTCAAGCAACAGGCGGAGACCATGCTCTCCGCCGTGGCCCGGGAGACGCGCATGGCCGAGGCCATGAGCGCCCTGCTGGCCAACATGCCCGAGGTGCAGCAACGTTTTGCCGAGGATGACCGCGACTGGCTGCGCGAGCAGCTGGTACCGGCCTACAAGGTGCTGGAGAAGGACTACGGCGCGCGCCAGTTCCAGTTCCACCGGCCCCCGGCCACCTCCTGGCTGCGTCTGCACAAGCCGGAGAAATTCGGCGATGACTTGTCCAGCTTCCGCCACTCGGTGGTCAATACCAACGCCAAACAGACCCCCACCCGTGGCCTGGAGACCGGCGTGGCCGGCCTGGGCGCGCGCGGTATAGTGCCTGTGTTCCATCTGGGTCGGCACCTGGGCTCGCTGGAGTTCGGCATGTCCTTCGGCCAGGCCTTCTTTGACGAGATCAAGGCCAAGCGCGGTCTGGACGCCGGCCTGCACATCCAGCGCAAGGACGGCTTTCAGACCTTTGCCGCCACCTTCCCGGAAAAGGCCCCGCTGCTGAAGACCGGGCTGTTTGATCGGGTGATGCAGGGCGAGGACCACTACAGCACCAGCCAGCTGGGCAACACCCCGGTGGCCATCTATGCCACCCGGGTGCTGGACTATTCCGGCGCACCCCTGGGCGTATTGGAGGTGGCCATGGACCGCAGCCACTACCTGGCCCTGCTCAAGCGCAGCAGCGCCAACGCCTGGACCATCGGTTTCCTTGCCTTGCTGCTGGGCCTGGCGGGGGCCCTGCTCACCGCCCAGCGCCTGAACAAGCGCATCCGTACCGTGGTCGATGGGGTCAATCAGGTGGCCGCGGGCGATCTGACCCGGCCCATCCTGGATGACGGCAGCGACGAGATCGGCGTGCTGGCCAAGGCCGCCGAGGGCATGCGCCGCCAGCTGCACGACCTGGTGGCCAGCATGGAGCAGAACGCCGCCCAGGTATTGCAGGCGGCGCAGGAGATCACCGCCTCGGTGGACAATCAGGCCGCCACCTCCAGTGAGATGTCCTCCTCGGTCTCCGAGATCACCTCCACCATGGAGGAGCTGTCCGCCTCCTCCTCGCAGATCGCCGAGAATTCCGAATCCGTGGTCAATATCGCCAACCGCACCTTCGAGAACGCCCAGAGCGGTGCCGATGCCATGCAAGTGATGGTGGATTACATGCGCGATATCCGGCAGGACAACCAGGACAGCATCCAGGAGATCCTCAACCTGGGGCAGAAGTCCAAGGAGATCAGCAAGGTGATGGAGATCATCAACACCGTCGCCGACCAGACCAAGCTGATTGCCTTCAATGCCGCCCTAGAGGCCTCCAGCGCCGGCGAGGCCGGTCGCCGCTTCGGCGTGGTGGCCGCCGAGATCCGCCGTCTGGCGGATAACGTCACCCAATCCACCGGCGAGATCGAGACCAAGGTGAATGAGATCCAGGACTCTATCAGCCGCCTGGTGGTCACCTCGGAAAAGGGCGCCAAGGGCATAGAGGAAGGCATGCAGGCCTCAGGCCGTACCGCCGAGCGGCTCAATGGCCTGGTCGAGGACGCCAGCCAGTCGGCCGACTCGGCACAGCAGATCTCGCTCTCCACCCAGCAGCAGAAGACCGCCAGCAAGCAGGTGGTCACCGCCCTGCGCGAGATCGTCAGCGCCAGCAGCAACACCGCCGAGGCCATCCGCCGCATCTCCACTATCTCACGCGAGATGGCGACCCTGTCGTCCAGCCTGAAACAGGAGGTGGAGGTATTCACCCTCAACAGCGAGGCGGGCGAGGCAACGCCAGCGGCCAACGCCGGGCACTGA
- the cheB gene encoding chemotaxis-specific protein-glutamate methyltransferase CheB has translation MAQVRVLIVDDSALLRDIVRDLLSQDARIQVVGEAENGAQALEQARALRPDVITMDLQMPVMGGIEAISAIMAEVPTPILVLSSIADASNACEAIARGALEAMDKSPASLSSQLCRKLRMLAGVTVIRHYRKRGQADPQPAAAGLDHAHTHPRHVGAAFFIASSTGGPQVLAELLQLLPADFPCPILIAQHIADGFAGGMAEWFDGICPLPVRLAEQGQPIRPGEVLISPSERHLGLDQRRCVRLLEPAEGDIYHPSCDQLLISAAQVYGKQAVGLILTGMGRDGVQGMGQIKAVGGATLAQDEASSVIFGMNRLAIEAGCIDQVLAPVQLAEEMQWLAVTRQ, from the coding sequence ATGGCCCAGGTCCGCGTCCTCATCGTCGATGACAGCGCCCTGCTGCGCGACATCGTGCGCGATCTGCTCAGCCAGGATGCCCGGATCCAGGTGGTGGGCGAGGCAGAAAACGGCGCCCAGGCCCTGGAGCAGGCCCGCGCCCTGCGCCCGGATGTGATCACCATGGACCTGCAGATGCCGGTGATGGGCGGCATCGAGGCGATCAGCGCCATCATGGCCGAGGTGCCCACGCCGATCCTGGTGCTCAGCAGCATCGCCGATGCCAGCAACGCCTGCGAGGCCATAGCCCGTGGTGCCCTGGAGGCGATGGACAAGAGCCCCGCCTCCCTCTCCAGTCAGCTGTGCCGCAAGCTGCGCATGCTCGCCGGGGTCACCGTGATCCGCCACTACCGCAAGCGCGGTCAGGCCGACCCACAGCCTGCCGCTGCCGGTCTGGATCATGCCCACACGCACCCGCGTCATGTCGGGGCGGCCTTCTTCATCGCCTCCTCCACCGGCGGCCCGCAGGTACTGGCGGAGCTGTTGCAGCTGTTGCCGGCCGACTTCCCCTGCCCCATCCTCATCGCCCAGCACATTGCCGATGGCTTTGCCGGCGGCATGGCCGAGTGGTTCGATGGCATCTGCCCGCTGCCGGTGCGACTGGCCGAGCAGGGCCAGCCGATTCGACCGGGGGAGGTGCTCATCTCCCCCTCGGAGCGCCACCTGGGCCTGGATCAGCGGCGCTGCGTGCGCCTGCTAGAGCCCGCCGAGGGGGACATCTACCACCCCAGCTGTGACCAGCTGCTGATCAGCGCCGCCCAGGTCTATGGCAAGCAGGCGGTGGGGCTGATCCTCACCGGCATGGGCCGTGACGGGGTGCAGGGCATGGGCCAGATCAAGGCCGTTGGTGGTGCCACCCTGGCGCAGGACGAGGCCAGCTCGGTAATCTTCGGCATGAACCGGCTGGCCATAGAGGCCGGCTGCATCGATCAGGTGCTGGCACCTGTGCAGCTGGCCGAGGAGATGCAGTGGCTGGCGGTAACCCGCCAGTGA
- a CDS encoding tetratricopeptide repeat protein, which yields MAGGNPPVSSDDLAPIKALIKSSSGLLFEEDKADLLRQSLASRMAQLRLGDMQAYLRQLEQDAEEMPHLLDLLTINETYFLREPEPLRLVAERLLPAHLSQYPGSPLRILCLGCSSGEEPYSLALAIAEAQGLAALAQVSIQGVDIDRPSLRRADEAIYGGQSFRALSAELLARYFQPLPAHSGQGPRRQLCAELRRPVHFQHLNLLDEDWPLALQGQDLVFFRNVSIYFDAATREAIQRRIGQILKPDGLLFLSSTETLSNNFGLLELVHEQGLFFFRNRPPKVPVAGSAVKPEAGPANNPATQDLAFGTRPSHGRLPRQSAPAAPSATADYEQALARVEQGDWPSALQLAQQLCQRAPEHSRHQRLLAVVLSQQEQFDAAEQAARTALAQDDLNPFHHFLLGRILRWQGRAGEALAQFRAVVFHRPDHWQAHYHLADLYRSQGQDEQAARSYRRVLQLLQQAPSAEAEPLMQALAAPPGRVIFLCQRHLQQLSEQEA from the coding sequence GTGGCTGGCGGTAACCCGCCAGTGAGCAGCGATGACCTGGCCCCGATCAAGGCGCTGATCAAGTCCAGCTCCGGCCTGCTGTTCGAGGAGGACAAGGCCGACCTGCTGCGCCAGTCCCTGGCCAGCCGCATGGCCCAGCTGCGGCTGGGTGACATGCAGGCCTATCTGCGTCAGCTGGAGCAGGACGCGGAAGAGATGCCGCACCTGCTCGACCTGCTCACCATCAACGAGACCTACTTTCTGCGCGAGCCCGAGCCCTTGCGTCTGGTCGCCGAGCGGTTGTTACCGGCGCACCTCAGCCAATACCCCGGCAGCCCCCTGCGCATCCTCTGCCTGGGCTGTTCCAGCGGCGAGGAGCCCTACTCGCTGGCCCTGGCCATCGCCGAGGCCCAGGGCCTTGCCGCCCTGGCGCAGGTCAGCATCCAGGGGGTGGACATCGACCGCCCCAGCCTGAGACGGGCCGATGAGGCCATCTATGGCGGCCAATCCTTCCGCGCCCTCTCCGCCGAGCTGTTGGCGCGCTACTTCCAGCCCCTGCCCGCTCACTCGGGGCAGGGCCCGCGCCGACAACTGTGCGCCGAGCTGCGCCGACCGGTGCATTTCCAGCACCTCAACCTGTTGGATGAAGACTGGCCCCTGGCCTTGCAGGGACAGGATCTGGTGTTCTTCCGCAATGTCTCCATCTACTTCGACGCCGCCACCCGCGAGGCCATCCAGCGGCGCATCGGCCAGATACTCAAGCCCGATGGGCTGCTCTTTCTCAGCTCCACCGAGACCCTGTCGAACAACTTCGGCCTGCTGGAGCTGGTACATGAGCAGGGCCTGTTCTTTTTTCGCAATCGGCCGCCCAAGGTCCCTGTCGCAGGCAGCGCGGTCAAGCCAGAAGCAGGCCCGGCCAATAATCCCGCGACTCAGGATCTGGCGTTCGGGACTCGGCCATCGCACGGGCGGCTGCCCCGTCAGTCAGCGCCAGCTGCCCCCTCCGCCACCGCCGATTATGAGCAGGCCTTGGCCCGGGTCGAGCAGGGCGACTGGCCCAGCGCCCTGCAGCTGGCGCAACAGCTTTGCCAGCGGGCCCCGGAGCACAGCCGCCACCAGCGCCTGCTGGCGGTGGTGCTGAGCCAGCAGGAACAGTTCGACGCCGCTGAGCAGGCCGCCCGCACCGCCCTGGCGCAGGACGATCTCAACCCCTTTCACCACTTTTTGCTGGGCCGCATCCTGCGCTGGCAGGGCCGGGCCGGGGAGGCCCTGGCCCAGTTTCGCGCCGTGGTATTCCACCGCCCGGATCACTGGCAGGCCCATTATCACCTGGCCGATCTGTACCGCAGCCAAGGCCAGGACGAGCAGGCGGCGCGCAGCTACCGGCGCGTGTTACAGCTACTGCAGCAGGCCCCGAGCGCTGAGGCCGAGCCGCTGATGCAGGCACTGGCCGCGCCGCCGGGCCGGGTCATCTTTCTCTGCCAGCGTCATCTGCAGCAGCTGAGCGAGCAGGAGGCCTGA